The following proteins are encoded in a genomic region of Hymenobacter siberiensis:
- a CDS encoding M23 family metallopeptidase has protein sequence MQPELLAAGRYTLRLRREPSLSIFPVLGRRDAAAGSFWGADRDGGARRHEGIDIFAPRGTPAVAATAGYISRTGETPLGGRVVWLADAEHGEHLYYAHLDKQLVVPGQHVRAGDTLGLVGNTGNARTTLPHLHFGVYRSGQGALDPLPFVRRAARPPSAPAGPDRRGEFVRLRTEAVLRPSPESGQNIAIQQLIKAP, from the coding sequence GTGCAGCCCGAACTGCTAGCCGCCGGCCGCTACACCCTGCGCCTGCGCCGCGAGCCCAGTCTGAGCATATTCCCGGTGCTGGGCCGCCGCGATGCCGCCGCCGGCAGCTTCTGGGGCGCCGACCGCGATGGCGGAGCCCGCCGCCACGAGGGCATCGATATTTTTGCCCCGCGCGGCACACCCGCCGTGGCCGCCACGGCGGGCTATATCAGCCGCACCGGCGAAACCCCGCTGGGTGGCCGCGTGGTGTGGCTGGCCGATGCCGAGCACGGCGAACACCTCTATTATGCCCACCTCGACAAGCAGCTGGTGGTGCCCGGCCAGCACGTGCGCGCCGGCGACACGCTGGGCCTGGTGGGCAATACCGGTAATGCCCGGACTACCTTGCCGCACCTGCATTTTGGCGTCTATCGCAGTGGTCAGGGCGCGCTCGACCCGCTGCCGTTTGTACGCCGCGCCGCCCGCCCGCCCAGTGCCCCCGCCGGCCCCGACCGCCGGGGCGAGTTCGTGCGGTTGCGGACGGAAGCTGTGCTCCGTCCATC